From one Erinaceus europaeus chromosome 4, mEriEur2.1, whole genome shotgun sequence genomic stretch:
- the MYLIP gene encoding E3 ubiquitin-protein ligase MYLIP isoform X2, which translates to MLCYVTRPDAVLMEVEVEAKANGEDCLNQVCRRLGIIEVDYFGLQFTGSKGENLWLNLRNRISQQMDGLAPYRLKLKVKFFVEPHLILQEQTRHIFFLHIKEALLAGHLPCSSEQAVELSALLAQTKFGDYNQNTAKYSFEELCAKELSSATLNSIVAKHKELEGTSQASAEYQVLQIVSAMENYGIEWHSVRDSEGQKLLIGVGPDGISICKEDFSPMNRIAYPVVQMATQSGKNVYLTVTKESGNSIVLLFKMISTRAASGLYRAITETHAFYRCDTVTSAVMMQYSRDLKGHLASLFLNENINLGKKYVFDIKRTSKEVYDHARRALYNAGVVDLVSTSDHSPPNSPLKSTENGLNCNTCEGLSCQQTRALQEKLRKLKEAMLCMVCCEEEINSAFCPCGHTVCCESCATQLQSCPVCRSRVEHVQHVYLPTHTSLLNLTVI; encoded by the exons GTGTGCAGGCGTCTGGGAATTATAGAAGTTGATTATTTTGGACTGCAATTTACGGGTAGCAAAGGTGAAAACTTATGGCTAAACCTGAGAAACCGAATCTCCCAGCAGATGGATGGGCTAGCCCCTTACCGTCTTAAACTGAAAGTCAAGTTCTTCGTTGAACCTCATCTCATCTTGCAGGAGCAGACTAG GCATATCTTCTTCCTGCATATCAAGGAGGCCCTCCTGGCAGGCCACCTCCCATGCTCCTCAGAGCAGGCTGTGGAACTCAGTGCCCTCCTGGCTCAGACCAAGTTTGGAGACTACAACCAGAACACCGCCAAGTATAGCTTTGAGGAACTATGTGCAAAGGAGCTCTCCAGTGCCACCTTAAACAG CATTGTTGCAAAGCATAAAGAACTGGAGGGAACCAGCCAGGCTTCAGCTGAATACCAGGTTTTGCAGATTGTGTCAGCAATGGAGAACTATGGCATAGAATGGCATTCTGTGAGGGACAGTGAAGGACAGAAATTGCTCATTGGGGTTGGACCTGACGGCATTTCAATTTGTAAAGAAGACTTTAGTCCAATGAATAG GATTGCTTACCCTGTGGTTCAGATGGCCACTCAGTCAGGAAAGAATGTGTACCTGACTGTCACCAAGGAGTCTGGAAACAGCATCGTACTCTTATTTAAGATGATCAGCACCAGAGCAGCCAGCGGGCTATACCGAGCAATAACAGAGACACATGCTTTCTACAG ATGTGACACGGTGACCAGTGCTGTCATGATGCAGTATAGCCGGGACTTGAAGGGTCACTTGGCATCTCTGTTTCTGAATGAAAATATTAACCTTGGCAAGAAGTATGTCTTTGATATTAAACGAACCTCAAAAGAGGTCTATGACCATGCCAGGAGGGCTCTATACAATGCTGGTGTGGTAGACCTTGTTTCAACAAGCGATCACAGCCCTCCAAACTCTCCCTTAAAGTCCACGGAGAATGGCCTCAACTGCAACACCTGTGAGGGCCTCAGCTGCCAGCAGACCAGAGCCCTCCAGGAGAAACTGAGAAAGCTGAAGGAAGCCATGCTGTGCATGGTGTGCTGTGAGGAGGAGATCAACTCGGCCTTCTGTCCCTGTGGCCACACCGTGTGCTGTGAGAGCTGTGCCACCCAACTCCAG TCATGTCCTGTCTGCAGGTCGAGGGTAGAGCATGTCCAGCACGTCTATCTTCCAACCCACACCAGTCTTCTCAACCTAACTGTAATCTGA
- the MYLIP gene encoding E3 ubiquitin-protein ligase MYLIP isoform X1 → MLCYVTRPDAVLMEVEVEAKANGEDCLNQVCRRLGIIEVDYFGLQFTGSKGENLWLNLRNRISQQMDGLAPYRLKLKVKFFVEPHLILQEQTRHIFFLHIKEALLAGHLPCSSEQAVELSALLAQTKFGDYNQNTAKYSFEELCAKELSSATLNSIVAKHKELEGTSQASAEYQVLQIVSAMENYGIEWHSVRDSEGQKLLIGVGPDGISICKEDFSPMNRIAYPVVQMATQSGKNVYLTVTKESGNSIVLLFKMISTRAASGLYRAITETHAFYRCDTVTSAVMMQYSRDLKGHLASLFLNENINLGKKYVFDIKRTSKEVYDHARRALYNAGVVDLVSTSDHSPPNSPLKSTENGLNCNTCEGLSCQQTRALQEKLRKLKEAMLCMVCCEEEINSAFCPCGHTVCCESCATQLQLHQHLSFSYFVDILDQHSIFINITPQGDFFPASAN, encoded by the exons GTGTGCAGGCGTCTGGGAATTATAGAAGTTGATTATTTTGGACTGCAATTTACGGGTAGCAAAGGTGAAAACTTATGGCTAAACCTGAGAAACCGAATCTCCCAGCAGATGGATGGGCTAGCCCCTTACCGTCTTAAACTGAAAGTCAAGTTCTTCGTTGAACCTCATCTCATCTTGCAGGAGCAGACTAG GCATATCTTCTTCCTGCATATCAAGGAGGCCCTCCTGGCAGGCCACCTCCCATGCTCCTCAGAGCAGGCTGTGGAACTCAGTGCCCTCCTGGCTCAGACCAAGTTTGGAGACTACAACCAGAACACCGCCAAGTATAGCTTTGAGGAACTATGTGCAAAGGAGCTCTCCAGTGCCACCTTAAACAG CATTGTTGCAAAGCATAAAGAACTGGAGGGAACCAGCCAGGCTTCAGCTGAATACCAGGTTTTGCAGATTGTGTCAGCAATGGAGAACTATGGCATAGAATGGCATTCTGTGAGGGACAGTGAAGGACAGAAATTGCTCATTGGGGTTGGACCTGACGGCATTTCAATTTGTAAAGAAGACTTTAGTCCAATGAATAG GATTGCTTACCCTGTGGTTCAGATGGCCACTCAGTCAGGAAAGAATGTGTACCTGACTGTCACCAAGGAGTCTGGAAACAGCATCGTACTCTTATTTAAGATGATCAGCACCAGAGCAGCCAGCGGGCTATACCGAGCAATAACAGAGACACATGCTTTCTACAG ATGTGACACGGTGACCAGTGCTGTCATGATGCAGTATAGCCGGGACTTGAAGGGTCACTTGGCATCTCTGTTTCTGAATGAAAATATTAACCTTGGCAAGAAGTATGTCTTTGATATTAAACGAACCTCAAAAGAGGTCTATGACCATGCCAGGAGGGCTCTATACAATGCTGGTGTGGTAGACCTTGTTTCAACAAGCGATCACAGCCCTCCAAACTCTCCCTTAAAGTCCACGGAGAATGGCCTCAACTGCAACACCTGTGAGGGCCTCAGCTGCCAGCAGACCAGAGCCCTCCAGGAGAAACTGAGAAAGCTGAAGGAAGCCATGCTGTGCATGGTGTGCTGTGAGGAGGAGATCAACTCGGCCTTCTGTCCCTGTGGCCACACCGTGTGCTGTGAGAGCTGTGCCACCCAACTCCAG CTTCATCAACACCTAtcattttcctattttgttgatatCTTGGACCAACATAGTATTTTTATCAACATAACTCCTCAAGGAGACTTTTTTCCAGCATCTGCAAATTAG